The following coding sequences lie in one Halogeometricum rufum genomic window:
- a CDS encoding ArsA family ATPase produces MRKFVFFGGKGGVGKTTMSSAYALKCAREGLRTLVVSTDPAHSTSDVFDQQFDDDPRAVEGEENLYGMEVDPDTEVERHLMETKRAMGDQVSPAMVNEIDRQIEMAHQTPGAYEAALMDRFIEVMRSAEEFDRVVFDTSPTGGTLRLLSLPELLEGWIDRLVYKREKSIDLYEKAAIGNNEPRRVMEGDPILDRLRTRKERFEFAGKTLREDAAFFLVVNPDELSIRETRRAVEDLEEYGLTIRGLAVNRLTPEPEPHEEGRGARFLRDRVETERERLRELHETFDYPVVAEVVTRVSEVKGDFLAEVADELDIDVAVEPRT; encoded by the coding sequence ATGCGCAAGTTCGTCTTCTTCGGCGGTAAGGGCGGCGTCGGCAAGACCACCATGTCGTCGGCGTACGCGCTGAAGTGCGCCCGCGAGGGCCTCCGAACGCTCGTCGTCTCCACGGACCCCGCACACAGCACCTCGGACGTGTTCGACCAGCAGTTCGACGACGACCCGCGGGCGGTCGAGGGCGAGGAGAACCTCTACGGGATGGAGGTGGACCCGGACACCGAGGTGGAACGGCACCTGATGGAGACCAAGCGGGCGATGGGCGACCAGGTGAGTCCCGCGATGGTCAACGAGATAGACCGGCAGATAGAGATGGCCCACCAGACGCCGGGGGCGTACGAGGCGGCCCTGATGGACCGCTTCATCGAGGTGATGCGGTCCGCCGAGGAGTTCGACCGGGTCGTCTTCGACACGTCGCCGACGGGCGGCACCCTCCGCCTCCTCTCGCTTCCGGAACTGCTGGAGGGCTGGATAGACCGACTCGTCTACAAGCGCGAGAAGTCCATCGACCTGTACGAGAAGGCGGCCATCGGCAACAACGAACCCCGGCGCGTGATGGAGGGCGACCCCATCCTCGACCGACTCCGAACCCGGAAGGAGCGGTTCGAGTTCGCCGGGAAGACGCTCCGGGAGGACGCCGCCTTCTTCCTCGTCGTCAACCCCGACGAACTCTCCATCCGGGAGACGCGCCGCGCCGTCGAAGACTTGGAGGAGTACGGCCTGACGATTCGCGGCCTCGCGGTCAACCGCCTCACCCCGGAACCCGAACCGCACGAGGAGGGCCGCGGCGCGCGCTTCCTCCGAGACAGAGTCGAGACCGAACGCGAACGCCTCCGGGAACTCCACGAGACGTTCGACTATCCGGTCGTCGCCGAAGTCGTCACCCGCGTCTCGGAGGTGAAGGGCGACTTCCTGGCGGAGGTGGCCGACGAACTCGACATCGACGTCGCCGTCGAACCTCGAACCTGA
- a CDS encoding GTP-binding protein, giving the protein MGTTDATPVTVLSGSLGAGKTTLLNHILRNAGDRDIAVLVNDMGELNVDAELVSEESELSVADGTVAELSNGCICCELRDDLETAVVRLARERDFDHLVVEPSGISEPAPVARLFTGGSPAAAQYDVDAVVAVVDARLFADTFDGDGAPEKTVAEGGEGERRPLSDLLVEQVEFADVVVLNKCDLVTEAERARVESVVRALRPDADVVAAEYGEVPIDRLLGVGLFDPQTAAERAGWKRVLDAEESADDADGGHGHEAEDREYEGHDHEHGEHGGHADHDHQHSHPEEEYGINSFVYRRRRPFHPGRVAAVLADLPDAVVRAKGSMWVAGREDAHLTYSQAGPSAYAEVTGRWVASLPEFEQDAYRRNRSDLGFRWDEEWGDRRTGLVFIGRDVDEESLTAALDDALLTDAEMAAEWAAFENPFPEEPGDRTTLAEPTPTPDSGPVRR; this is encoded by the coding sequence CTGGGCACGACGGACGCGACGCCGGTGACGGTTCTCAGCGGCAGTCTCGGCGCGGGGAAGACGACGCTCCTGAACCACATCCTCCGGAACGCCGGCGACAGGGACATCGCCGTCCTCGTCAACGACATGGGCGAGTTGAACGTCGACGCCGAACTCGTCAGCGAGGAGTCGGAACTCTCCGTCGCCGACGGCACCGTCGCGGAACTGTCGAACGGGTGCATCTGCTGTGAACTCCGCGACGACCTCGAAACCGCGGTGGTCCGCCTCGCCCGCGAACGCGACTTCGACCACCTCGTCGTCGAACCCTCCGGCATCAGCGAACCCGCCCCGGTGGCCCGCCTGTTCACGGGCGGGTCGCCGGCGGCCGCGCAGTACGACGTGGACGCCGTCGTCGCCGTCGTGGACGCGCGCCTGTTCGCCGACACGTTCGACGGCGACGGCGCCCCCGAGAAGACGGTCGCCGAGGGCGGCGAAGGGGAACGGCGACCCCTCTCGGACCTCCTGGTCGAACAGGTGGAGTTCGCGGACGTCGTCGTCCTCAACAAGTGTGACCTCGTGACCGAGGCCGAACGCGCGCGGGTGGAGTCAGTCGTTCGCGCCCTCCGGCCGGACGCCGACGTCGTCGCCGCCGAGTACGGCGAGGTGCCGATAGACCGCCTCCTCGGCGTCGGCCTGTTCGACCCGCAGACCGCCGCCGAACGCGCCGGCTGGAAGCGGGTGCTGGACGCCGAGGAATCGGCGGACGACGCCGACGGTGGGCACGGTCACGAGGCCGAGGACCGTGAATACGAGGGGCACGACCACGAACACGGCGAACACGGCGGACACGCCGACCACGACCACCAGCACTCCCACCCCGAGGAGGAGTACGGCATCAACTCGTTCGTCTACCGCCGGCGGCGGCCGTTCCACCCCGGCAGAGTCGCCGCCGTCCTCGCGGACCTGCCCGACGCCGTCGTCCGTGCGAAGGGGTCGATGTGGGTCGCCGGCCGCGAGGACGCACACCTCACCTACAGTCAGGCCGGCCCGTCGGCGTACGCCGAGGTCACCGGCCGGTGGGTGGCGAGTCTCCCCGAGTTCGAACAGGACGCCTACCGGCGGAACCGCTCGGACCTCGGGTTCCGGTGGGACGAGGAGTGGGGCGACAGGCGGACCGGACTGGTGTTCATCGGCCGAGACGTGGACGAGGAGTCGCTGACGGCCGCCTTGGACGACGCGCTACTCACCGACGCGGAGATGGCCGCCGAGTGGGCGGCGTTCGAGAACCCGTTCCCCGAGGAACCCGGCGACCGGACGACGCTGGCGGAACCGACGCCGACGCCGGACTCGGGGCCCGTCCGGCGGTAG
- a CDS encoding DUF7569 family protein, whose amino-acid sequence MSDTDPCDACGEQVTDALARTVRVSVDRSEVDSQRLCPNCFAGWIERYRTEMASGGTGDDESGIIVD is encoded by the coding sequence ATGAGCGACACCGACCCATGTGACGCGTGCGGAGAGCAGGTGACGGACGCCCTCGCGCGCACGGTCAGAGTCTCCGTGGACCGCTCGGAAGTCGACAGCCAGCGACTCTGTCCGAACTGCTTCGCCGGATGGATCGAGCGCTACCGGACCGAGATGGCCTCCGGAGGGACGGGCGACGACGAGTCGGGCATCATCGTCGACTAG
- a CDS encoding zinc-ribbon domain-containing protein codes for MSIIGTLKDVLAASTQSPDRGTGTSEVQGSYWCHDCAERVPARDAGDDAPACPDCGDEMDLERSPGSTGCAC; via the coding sequence ATGAGTATCATTGGCACGCTCAAGGACGTGCTCGCGGCGTCGACGCAGTCGCCGGACCGCGGAACCGGCACGAGTGAGGTGCAGGGGTCGTACTGGTGTCACGACTGCGCGGAACGGGTTCCCGCGCGGGACGCCGGCGACGACGCTCCCGCGTGTCCCGACTGCGGCGACGAGATGGACCTCGAACGTTCGCCCGGGTCCACCGGGTGCGCCTGCTGA
- a CDS encoding SRPBCC family protein, with amino-acid sequence MHEVTASQFVPRSKPTVLRRLTPEAMVTYEGSFDVREVHDEGAETVVVVGARGVEFALRFRTREDGLRYEQAGEAGPFDAMETTVTVEPADGGVTVTARSAVSLGLPLASLTDRVAAWKRRGELERALDALAADV; translated from the coding sequence ATGCACGAGGTGACGGCGTCGCAGTTCGTCCCGCGGTCGAAGCCGACCGTCCTCCGGCGACTCACGCCCGAGGCGATGGTCACCTACGAGGGGAGTTTCGACGTGCGCGAGGTCCACGACGAGGGTGCGGAGACTGTCGTCGTCGTCGGCGCGCGCGGCGTGGAGTTCGCCCTCCGCTTCCGGACGCGCGAGGACGGACTCCGCTACGAACAGGCGGGCGAGGCGGGTCCGTTCGACGCGATGGAGACGACGGTGACCGTCGAACCCGCCGACGGCGGCGTCACCGTCACCGCGCGGTCGGCCGTCAGTCTCGGCTTGCCGCTTGCCTCCCTGACCGACCGCGTCGCCGCGTGGAAACGCCGCGGCGAGTTGGAACGCGCCCTCGACGCCCTCGCGGCCGACGTCTGA
- a CDS encoding lamin tail domain-containing protein has translation MSYQRSLAVVAVVLLLVVAGCAGAPGAATDGTGATAQTDAPQASPTPVRDTDSSTLRTGAARNGTAANLTGATNGTLEVHFVHVGQSSSTLLVAPNGETLLVDTGDWRDDGRHVLQYLRANDVTRIDHLVTSHADADHVGGHAAVVEYFETEADGVGAVYDSGIVSSSETYGRYLDAVEAHDVPLYRTGANDTIPFGGVETRVLAPPAEPLADGQRNENSVVLAVEHGGHEFLFPGDGENEAESYLVGRYGAALDSTALAAGHHGSRSSSSEAFLDATAPRVVVVSSAYDSQYGHPHDETLRRLANRSVPTYWTGTHGDVVLRSDGRNLSVWTQRNATTNATRLRSAPPVEPEANGSVSYRRYFVAANDSEANESVVGTPQTVTAMPTPTPEQTATPTATPVPTAAVTSTPASPSTVTDAPTAGTLSLVEVHADASGDEWDNLNDEYLVFTNAGDAALDLSGWTVRDEADHTYRFPDGVTLDPGASVTLHTGTGTDSATDRYWGSGAPVWNNGGDTVVVTDDEGTVVLRETYS, from the coding sequence ATGAGTTATCAGCGGTCGCTCGCGGTGGTCGCCGTCGTACTCCTCCTCGTCGTCGCCGGGTGCGCCGGCGCCCCCGGTGCGGCGACGGACGGGACGGGAGCGACGGCGCAGACGGACGCGCCGCAGGCGTCTCCGACGCCCGTTCGAGACACCGACTCGTCGACGCTGCGGACCGGGGCGGCGCGGAACGGGACCGCGGCGAACCTCACCGGGGCGACGAACGGGACGCTCGAAGTGCACTTCGTCCACGTCGGGCAGTCGTCGAGTACGCTGCTCGTCGCGCCGAACGGCGAGACGCTCCTCGTCGACACCGGCGACTGGCGCGACGACGGCCGCCACGTCCTCCAGTACCTGCGGGCGAACGACGTCACCCGCATCGACCACCTCGTCACCTCGCACGCGGACGCCGACCACGTGGGCGGGCACGCCGCCGTCGTCGAGTACTTCGAGACGGAGGCGGACGGCGTCGGCGCGGTGTACGACTCCGGCATCGTCTCGTCGTCCGAGACGTACGGCCGGTACCTCGACGCCGTCGAGGCGCACGACGTGCCGCTCTACCGGACGGGCGCGAACGACACGATTCCGTTCGGCGGCGTCGAGACGCGGGTGTTAGCGCCGCCGGCGGAACCGCTGGCAGACGGCCAGCGGAACGAGAACAGCGTCGTCCTCGCCGTCGAACACGGCGGGCACGAGTTCCTGTTCCCCGGCGACGGCGAGAACGAAGCCGAGTCGTACCTCGTCGGGCGTTACGGCGCGGCGCTCGATTCGACGGCGCTGGCTGCCGGCCACCACGGGAGTCGGTCGAGTTCGAGCGAAGCGTTCCTCGACGCGACGGCGCCCCGCGTCGTCGTCGTCTCCAGCGCGTACGACTCGCAGTACGGCCACCCGCACGACGAGACGCTCCGGCGACTCGCGAACCGGTCGGTTCCGACGTACTGGACGGGGACGCACGGCGACGTCGTCCTCCGGAGCGACGGCCGCAACCTGAGCGTCTGGACGCAGCGAAACGCGACGACGAACGCGACGCGACTCCGCTCCGCGCCGCCGGTCGAACCCGAGGCGAACGGGTCGGTGTCGTACCGCCGGTACTTCGTCGCCGCGAACGACAGCGAGGCGAACGAGTCGGTCGTCGGGACGCCGCAGACGGTGACGGCGATGCCGACGCCGACGCCGGAACAGACCGCGACGCCGACTGCGACGCCGGTGCCGACTGCGGCGGTCACTTCGACGCCCGCGTCGCCCTCCACCGTGACGGATGCGCCCACAGCGGGGACGCTGTCGCTCGTCGAGGTGCACGCGGACGCGTCGGGCGACGAGTGGGACAACCTGAACGACGAGTACCTCGTCTTCACGAACGCGGGCGACGCCGCACTCGACCTCTCGGGGTGGACGGTGCGCGACGAGGCGGACCACACCTACCGGTTCCCGGACGGCGTCACGCTCGACCCGGGCGCGTCGGTGACGCTCCACACCGGGACCGGGACGGATAGCGCGACCGACCGCTACTGGGGGTCGGGCGCGCCCGTCTGGAACAACGGCGGCGACACCGTCGTCGTGACCGACGACGAGGGGACGGTCGTCCTCAGGGAGACGTACTCGTGA
- a CDS encoding S9 family peptidase, whose translation MNPVSATDYHDIVQVEDPQVSPDGTRVAFVRKVPTDEKSYEQTVYVVPTDGGADPRRLTISEGVDSAPRWSPSGDRLAFVSTRGADDDRPQLWVLPMAGGEAERVTDVPGGVSGIEWSPDGTRIAFQQATTEAEREAGVDVALPDEEYERETPDPRVVDRLVYRQHERYRDGTVDHVYLAHVDGEADDGRVERVTDGELDHVAPAWRDDDTLYVGVKYPQGDVEPDDSVVIDIQSVDLATGDLTDVTRTTCWGLVMDVASDGRVAYGRTPEERLSMRSTDLEVYDPERDETVVPTENLDRTVDLSAGFAWGPSEEHVYFLTPDEGHYVARRVAADASTDPELLADEGHATGFSVGGDGDAPVLALAKSEWDHRGDVFAFADGEETRLTEVNADYLADVDVQEPEELWFESDGDEVQGWVLTPPDFSEDETYPLAVEIHGGPHAMWSASGTMWHEFQLLAARGYVVFWSNPRGSTGYGEAFSMAIESDWGDVTMTDVMNGVELVAERDYVDEENAFVTGGSFGGYMTGWIVGHTDFFDGAVAQRGVFDLASFYGSTDAFKLVEGDYDTTPWEEPEFLWEQSPVAYADDVTTPTLVMHADDDFRVPVNNGEMFYLFMKKNGVETRLVRYPREGHELSRSGEPGHVVDRLERTVRWFDGYSDHHDVPRALERGDDGLSAAEDGGDDGESGGDDADADAAGR comes from the coding sequence ATGAATCCGGTCTCCGCGACGGACTACCACGACATCGTGCAGGTCGAGGACCCGCAGGTCTCTCCCGACGGGACGCGCGTCGCGTTCGTCCGCAAGGTGCCGACGGACGAGAAATCGTACGAACAGACGGTGTACGTCGTCCCGACCGACGGCGGCGCCGACCCGCGCCGACTCACCATCAGCGAGGGCGTCGACTCCGCGCCCCGGTGGAGTCCGTCCGGCGACCGACTCGCCTTCGTCTCCACCCGCGGCGCGGACGACGACCGACCGCAGTTGTGGGTCCTCCCGATGGCGGGCGGCGAGGCCGAACGGGTGACCGACGTTCCCGGCGGCGTCTCCGGCATCGAGTGGAGTCCCGACGGCACCCGCATCGCCTTCCAGCAGGCGACGACCGAGGCGGAACGCGAGGCGGGCGTCGACGTCGCCCTCCCGGACGAGGAGTACGAACGCGAGACGCCCGACCCGCGGGTCGTCGACCGACTGGTGTACCGCCAGCACGAACGCTACCGCGACGGCACGGTCGACCACGTCTACCTCGCCCACGTCGACGGCGAGGCCGACGACGGCCGCGTCGAACGCGTCACCGACGGCGAACTCGACCACGTGGCGCCCGCGTGGCGCGACGACGACACGCTCTACGTCGGCGTGAAGTACCCGCAGGGCGACGTCGAACCCGACGACAGCGTCGTCATCGACATCCAGTCGGTGGACCTCGCCACCGGCGACCTGACCGACGTGACGCGGACGACCTGCTGGGGACTCGTGATGGACGTGGCCTCGGACGGCCGCGTCGCCTACGGCCGCACGCCGGAAGAACGCCTGTCGATGCGGAGCACGGACCTCGAAGTGTACGACCCCGAGAGAGACGAGACGGTCGTCCCAACGGAGAACCTCGACCGGACCGTCGACCTCTCGGCCGGGTTCGCGTGGGGGCCGTCGGAGGAGCACGTCTACTTCCTCACGCCCGACGAGGGTCACTACGTCGCCCGTCGCGTGGCCGCAGATGCCTCGACAGACCCCGAACTCCTCGCCGACGAGGGCCACGCCACCGGGTTCTCGGTCGGCGGGGACGGCGACGCGCCCGTCCTCGCACTCGCGAAGAGCGAGTGGGACCACCGCGGCGACGTGTTCGCGTTCGCCGACGGCGAGGAGACGCGCCTGACCGAGGTGAACGCCGACTACCTCGCCGACGTGGACGTGCAGGAACCCGAGGAACTGTGGTTCGAGTCCGACGGCGACGAGGTGCAGGGCTGGGTGCTGACGCCGCCGGACTTCAGCGAGGACGAGACGTACCCCCTCGCGGTCGAGATTCACGGCGGCCCGCACGCGATGTGGTCCGCGTCGGGGACGATGTGGCACGAGTTCCAACTGCTGGCGGCCCGCGGCTACGTCGTCTTCTGGTCGAACCCGCGCGGGTCCACGGGCTACGGCGAGGCGTTCAGCATGGCCATCGAGTCCGACTGGGGCGACGTGACGATGACGGACGTGATGAACGGCGTCGAACTGGTCGCAGAACGCGACTACGTGGACGAGGAGAACGCGTTCGTCACGGGCGGGTCGTTCGGCGGGTACATGACCGGTTGGATCGTCGGCCACACCGACTTCTTCGACGGCGCCGTCGCCCAACGCGGCGTGTTCGACCTCGCGTCGTTCTACGGGTCGACGGACGCGTTCAAACTCGTCGAGGGCGACTACGACACGACGCCGTGGGAGGAGCCCGAGTTCCTCTGGGAGCAGTCGCCCGTCGCCTACGCCGACGACGTGACGACGCCGACGCTGGTGATGCACGCTGACGACGACTTCCGCGTCCCCGTCAACAACGGCGAGATGTTCTACCTGTTCATGAAGAAGAACGGCGTCGAGACGCGCCTGGTGCGCTACCCGCGCGAGGGCCACGAACTGTCGCGTTCGGGCGAACCCGGACACGTCGTGGACCGCCTCGAACGCACCGTCCGGTGGTTCGACGGCTACTCCGACCATCACGACGTACCGAGAGCGCTCGAACGCGGCGACGACGGCCTCTCGGCGGCCGAGGACGGTGGAGACGACGGTGAGAGCGGTGGCGACGACGCCGACGCGGACGCCGCCGGCCGGTAA
- the upp gene encoding uracil phosphoribosyltransferase — MPIEDRDDAYLITHALAKDTLLRLRDVETEQVAFRKGLVKLGRICGYEIIDGVMETEYVTVQTPLTETTGERVKGLDDVVIINVLRAATPFVEGLLKAFPRAKQGVISAGRDEEAGMDEDGEFPITIDYVKLPEITEKDTVIVADPMLATGSTMCAVLDHVLESTAADPTDLFVLSAVSAPDGLLRVGEQFPDADLLTVAIDDYLDDDGYIVPGLGDAGDRAFRTK, encoded by the coding sequence ATGCCCATCGAAGACCGAGACGACGCGTACCTCATCACGCACGCGCTGGCGAAAGACACCCTCCTCAGACTCCGGGACGTCGAGACCGAACAGGTGGCGTTCCGGAAGGGGCTGGTGAAACTCGGCCGTATCTGCGGGTACGAGATAATAGACGGCGTGATGGAGACGGAGTACGTCACCGTCCAGACGCCGCTGACCGAGACCACCGGCGAGCGCGTGAAGGGGCTCGACGACGTGGTCATCATCAACGTCCTGCGGGCGGCGACGCCGTTCGTGGAGGGGCTGCTGAAGGCGTTCCCGCGGGCGAAGCAGGGCGTCATCAGCGCCGGGCGCGACGAGGAGGCCGGGATGGACGAGGACGGCGAGTTCCCCATCACCATCGACTACGTGAAACTGCCCGAGATAACCGAGAAGGACACCGTCATCGTCGCCGACCCGATGCTGGCGACGGGGAGCACGATGTGCGCCGTCCTCGACCACGTGCTGGAGAGCACCGCGGCCGACCCGACGGACCTGTTCGTCCTCTCGGCCGTCTCCGCGCCGGACGGCCTGCTCCGCGTCGGCGAGCAGTTCCCCGACGCCGACCTGCTCACCGTCGCCATCGACGACTACCTCGACGACGACGGCTACATCGTCCCCGGACTCGGCGACGCGGGCGACCGGGCGTTCCGCACGAAGTAG
- a CDS encoding carbon starvation CstA family protein → MVQVIWLVAAVLALFSVGYLGYSRYLAQFVELDDSRATPAHKYEDGQEYVPAKKPVLLGHHYSSIAGGAPIVGPITAGVVWGWVPALAWIAIGNPLMGSVHDFVSLSASLRHEGKSIGYIIGEYVGERGKNMLLWFAFLTIILVVAVFALVVAIVFNAYPEAATASLIYIGLAVLLGAYLYQLNLPFIPGTVAFVTAMFVGVWVGTQYPLALFEPASRAPASTFVLFSGSGSWIPAAGSLGANTAAWVPIILLYGALASALPVWVLLQPRDYLSSFLLYTGVGGALLAIIVGTVLGTSSQPLVTNLEPFYGFIGRSGAPLFPLLFITIACGTISGFHSLVSSGTTSKQLNQESDARLIGYGGMLGEGLLATVALISVALVAPEVGGGIGLALPTFATGGGIILTSFGIPTSFGGPFMALVLVSFLLTSTDTAVRLGRYMMEEIIGTPESSVESFAADRYGNAVVQAVPAYVLITSGSWLTLWQLFGGANQLLAALALLTATVWLANWSESKQLVSTGGPMVVMVTITVIGLLWLAIHDNIYAKFLDSAWMAEATTFAMVSAVVQILIAFVLIYLALSLVVMGYRNIQRVRENPSEGGFSPGDD, encoded by the coding sequence ATGGTACAAGTCATCTGGCTCGTGGCGGCGGTGCTAGCGCTGTTCTCGGTGGGGTATCTCGGCTATTCGAGATATCTCGCGCAGTTCGTCGAACTCGACGACAGTCGTGCGACACCGGCCCACAAGTACGAAGACGGACAGGAGTACGTCCCGGCGAAGAAGCCGGTACTCCTCGGGCATCACTATTCGAGTATCGCGGGCGGAGCGCCCATCGTGGGGCCGATAACCGCGGGGGTCGTCTGGGGATGGGTCCCCGCCTTGGCGTGGATCGCCATCGGCAACCCGCTGATGGGAAGCGTCCACGACTTCGTCTCGCTGTCGGCCAGCCTCCGACACGAGGGGAAGTCTATCGGCTACATCATCGGCGAGTACGTCGGCGAACGCGGCAAGAACATGCTGTTGTGGTTCGCGTTCCTGACCATCATCCTCGTCGTGGCGGTGTTCGCGCTCGTGGTCGCCATCGTGTTCAACGCCTACCCCGAGGCGGCCACGGCGAGCCTGATATACATCGGGCTGGCCGTGCTGCTCGGGGCGTACCTGTACCAGCTGAACCTCCCGTTCATCCCGGGGACGGTGGCGTTCGTCACCGCGATGTTCGTCGGCGTCTGGGTGGGGACGCAGTACCCCCTCGCGCTGTTCGAACCGGCGTCGCGCGCTCCCGCGTCGACGTTCGTCCTGTTCAGCGGGAGCGGGTCGTGGATTCCGGCCGCCGGGTCGCTCGGCGCGAACACCGCGGCGTGGGTGCCCATCATCCTCCTCTACGGTGCGCTCGCGAGCGCGCTTCCGGTGTGGGTGCTCCTGCAACCGCGCGACTACCTCTCGTCGTTCCTGCTGTACACCGGCGTCGGCGGGGCGCTGCTCGCCATCATCGTCGGGACCGTCCTCGGAACGTCGAGCCAGCCGCTCGTGACCAACCTCGAACCGTTCTACGGCTTCATCGGCCGCTCCGGCGCGCCGCTGTTCCCGCTGCTCTTCATCACCATCGCCTGCGGGACCATCAGCGGCTTCCACTCGCTCGTCTCTTCGGGGACGACTTCGAAGCAGCTCAATCAGGAGTCCGACGCGCGCCTCATCGGGTACGGCGGGATGCTCGGCGAGGGCCTCCTCGCCACCGTCGCGCTCATCAGCGTCGCGCTCGTCGCGCCCGAAGTCGGCGGCGGCATCGGACTCGCACTGCCGACGTTCGCGACGGGCGGCGGCATCATCCTGACGAGCTTCGGTATCCCCACCTCGTTCGGGGGGCCGTTCATGGCGCTCGTCCTCGTGAGCTTCCTCCTCACCTCGACGGACACGGCCGTCCGCCTCGGTCGGTACATGATGGAGGAGATAATCGGCACGCCCGAGTCCTCCGTCGAGTCGTTCGCCGCGGACCGCTACGGGAACGCCGTCGTGCAGGCCGTCCCGGCGTACGTCCTCATCACGAGCGGGTCGTGGCTGACGCTGTGGCAACTGTTCGGCGGCGCGAACCAGCTGCTCGCCGCGCTCGCGCTGCTCACCGCGACGGTGTGGCTGGCCAACTGGAGCGAGTCCAAGCAGCTCGTCAGCACCGGCGGCCCGATGGTCGTCATGGTGACCATCACCGTCATCGGCCTGCTGTGGCTCGCCATCCACGACAACATCTACGCGAAGTTCCTCGACAGCGCGTGGATGGCCGAGGCGACGACGTTCGCGATGGTGTCGGCGGTCGTCCAGATACTCATCGCGTTCGTGCTCATCTACCTGGCGCTGTCGCTGGTCGTGATGGGCTATCGGAACATCCAGCGCGTCCGCGAGAACCCCAGCGAAGGCGGCTTCTCGCCGGGCGACGACTGA
- a CDS encoding DUF3006 family protein encodes MSDRTYGAVLDRFEDERAVLLLEADGTTTDELVVPTALLPPEGRHQDARFTVSVRGSDRTEIAYEPAETRRRRESAQRRFDRLSEPLSSDDGGGAGGRDGDEDD; translated from the coding sequence GTGAGCGACCGAACCTACGGCGCCGTCCTCGACCGGTTCGAGGACGAGCGCGCGGTGCTGCTGCTCGAAGCGGACGGTACGACGACGGACGAACTCGTCGTCCCGACGGCGTTGCTCCCTCCCGAGGGTCGGCACCAGGACGCGCGGTTCACCGTCTCGGTTCGCGGGAGCGACCGGACCGAAATCGCGTACGAACCGGCGGAGACGCGTCGGCGGCGCGAGTCGGCCCAGCGCCGGTTCGACCGGCTCTCGGAACCGCTCTCGTCGGACGACGGCGGCGGTGCGGGCGGCCGAGACGGCGACGAGGACGACTGA